A stretch of Heptranchias perlo isolate sHepPer1 chromosome 1, sHepPer1.hap1, whole genome shotgun sequence DNA encodes these proteins:
- the LOC137326139 gene encoding cryptic protein-like, producing MKFGTAARFFSILLFTLKTVGIGAVSGCEGQNCEDKDISGPAVQKHTEKTPSSALRHFNQFNKKAEDRKSLSRGAIIPFIGLTDSSRLNRNCCQNGGTCVLGSFCVCPKHFQGRNCEYDDRIRNCDNIPEGAWVPKNCTWCRCSYGILHCIQGSQDDCDIKRDLKEDLRYYQLFSDGSLLLPMRYLLLPGIFLTIVSFGLLPYNVCSSQTGNTL from the exons ATGAAATTCGGAACGGCTGCTCG ATTCTTCTCTATCTTGTTGTTCACTTTGAAGACGGTGGGGATCGGGGCTG TTTCAGGCTGTGAAGGTCAAAATTGTGAAGATAAAGATATCTCCGGACCCGCTGTTCAGAAGCACACAGAGAAAACCCCCAGCTCCGCTTTAAGGCATTTTAATCAATTCAACAAAAAGGCGGAAGACCGAAAGTCTCTAAGCCGAGGAGCGATCATACCGTTCATTGGACTAACAGACA GTAGCAGACTGAATAGGAATTGTTGTCAGAATGGAGGCACGTGTGTACTTGGCAGTTTCTGTGTTTGCCCTAAACATTTCCAGGGGAGAAACTGTGAATATGATGATCGCATCAG GAACTGTGACAATATTCCTGAGGGAGCATGGGTGCCCaaaaattgtacatggtgtaggTGCAGCTATGGGATTTTGCACTGTATTCAGGGATCTCAAGATGACTGTG ATATTAAAAGAGACTTAAAAGAAGATCTCAGATATTACCAGTTATTTTCCGATGGCTCTCTGCTGCTTCCAATGAGATACCTGTTGCTGCCAGGGATATTCCTTACCATTGTGTCATTTGGACTATTACCGTATAATGTATGTTCATCACAAACTGGAAACACCCTCTAG